One genomic segment of Strix aluco isolate bStrAlu1 chromosome 7, bStrAlu1.hap1, whole genome shotgun sequence includes these proteins:
- the CXCL12 gene encoding stromal cell-derived factor 1 isoform X1 yields MDLRALALLAFALAIISLSEEKPVSLTYRCPCRFYESNVARANIKHLKILSTPNCSLQIVARLKSNSKQVCIDPKLKWIQEYLEKALNKPRHRTHKKKQQKKRGPLCPSRATPLKSPGRKNGGSRCKRQAL; encoded by the exons ATGGACCTCCGAGCCCTGGCTCTGCTCGCTTTCGCCCTGGCGATCATCTCCCTCTCGGAGG AGAAACCTGTCAGCCTGACTTACCGATGCCCCTGTCGATTCTACGAGAGCAACGTGGCAAGAGCCAACATTAAGCACCTCAAAATCCTCTCAACACCCAACTGCTCACTTCAGATTGT TGCAAGGCTCAAGAGCAACAGCAAGCAAGTGTGCATTGATCCCAAGTTAAAGTGGATCCAGGAGTATCTGGAAAAAGCTTTAAACAA acCACGTCATCGCACTcataaaaaaaagcaacagaagaaacGGGGCCCACTCTGCCCTTCCCGTGCAACACCACTAAAGTCTCCAGGGAGAAAGAATG GAGGTTCAAGATGTAAGAGGCAAGCATTGTAA
- the CXCL12 gene encoding stromal cell-derived factor 1 isoform X2: MDLRALALLAFALAIISLSEEKPVSLTYRCPCRFYESNVARANIKHLKILSTPNCSLQIVARLKSNSKQVCIDPKLKWIQEYLEKALNKRFKM; this comes from the exons ATGGACCTCCGAGCCCTGGCTCTGCTCGCTTTCGCCCTGGCGATCATCTCCCTCTCGGAGG AGAAACCTGTCAGCCTGACTTACCGATGCCCCTGTCGATTCTACGAGAGCAACGTGGCAAGAGCCAACATTAAGCACCTCAAAATCCTCTCAACACCCAACTGCTCACTTCAGATTGT TGCAAGGCTCAAGAGCAACAGCAAGCAAGTGTGCATTGATCCCAAGTTAAAGTGGATCCAGGAGTATCTGGAAAAAGCTTTAAACAA GAGGTTCAAGATGTAA